Genomic DNA from Deinococcus sedimenti:
GCTGCAGCGTGTCGTGGACGTGCTCTTCGCGATGGTGACCGCGAAGAGCGTGAATCAGAGTGACCTGTGCGCCCACCTCCCTGGGGTAAGCTCCATTGACGCGAAGAAACGCCGGGGGGAACGAGGGTGCCGCGATCCTCAGCTGACCGAGTCCGTCTCAGCATGGACCGCACGACTTGGGAGCGCGGCAAGTCGCCCCTGAACCTCCTGGTCCTTGGCGTTGTGATGCACGGGTACACGGTGCCGCTCGTCTGGACTGCCCTCAATCACGACGGCAACAGTGGCACGGTCAGGCGCATTCAACTGGTCTCCAGGCTCCTGAAGGCCCTTCCAGCGGGCCGCCGGAAGGGCCTGGTCGCTGATCGGGAATTCATCGGTGGGGAGTGGTTCCGCTTCCTGAGGCGCAAGGGCATCAAA
This window encodes:
- a CDS encoding transposase, encoding MDRTTWERGKSPLNLLVLGVVMHGYTVPLVWTALNHDGNSGTVRRIQLVSRLLKALPAGRRKGLVADREFIGGEWFRFLRRKGIKWAIRIRKNAVVDELRVDTWFGDLQVGEVRCMAEKACVYGEVMQVVATRSPAGDLVAI